The Polyangium aurulentum genomic interval TGATGGCCCGAGGATCTGGAGACCGGGCGCCGAAGACGCCCCCCTGCGCCGTCTTGCCTTGGGGCCCGGTCGACAAGTGCGAGAGCGCGGTGGAGAACGCAGCGCCGGCTTCGCGATCAACGGGACCCCGGGACGCGTGCCGAGCGTCGTCGCTGAGGTCTCCGGTCATTTGTCCTAGGCGCCGGCCCTCATGTCATGTCGAGTGAGCTGGGCAATGTGATGCCCACCTTCCGGAGCATCTGCTGGGCGAAAGCCAGTGTCTCCGGGTTGGGCCGGGCGGGAAGGAGCGTCGCGAGCTCGTCGGTCGAAAGCTCCGTGGGGCCAGCGAGGGCGCGGGCGGTCACCGCGTCCACGATTGCGTGGATCGGCGCGGCGCTTGGTTGGTCCGTCCGGAACTCGAATCCGTCACTACACGCCAGCGGCAGGTGATCGCCTCGCAGCAAGCCCCACGCGGCCAGCCGGTTGCCGCCGCAGGCCAGCGGATCGTCGAGGAGTGTGCCGGCGACGCGATCGCCGTAGAGCCAGAAGCCGACGCCCGCCAACTTCTCTCCGTACAGCACCCCATCGTCCTTCGCCTCTCCAGTGGCGAGCATGCCGACGGCCATCACGAACGCGGGCTCGAGTTCGCCGGGAAGCCCTGGCACGGCCCCGCGCACGTCGTCCGGGCCGCCGGTCACCGCGTCGAGCGAGAGGCCGAGCTGCTCGATCGGACCGAAACCCAGCTCGAAGGCGAGACCGACGACGCCCGTTTCGGTCCACGCCACGACCTCGTAGTCTCCGCATCCGTCGTCGTTGTAGAACGTGCCGCGCTGGAGGTCGCCCGCCCAGTCTCCGCCGAAGCAGACCGCGAACCTATGGCGCTCGAGCGGATCCACCATCGCAAGGTGGGTTTCGACGTAGGCGCGCAGCGCGGCGCGCACGATGGCGTCTCGGTCGAAGACGAGGCGTCCGAAGCGGCTGGCCCTCGCGATCATGGTGCCTCGGCTACACCCCGTCGGTCGCAGCGTCAAACGGGGCCATCGGCTCCGCGCACTCGGTCGACGTGTCGGTCGGGGTGTCGGGTGGAGCAGGGCACGAATCGACAGGCCCCGGATCGAGAGGCGCCCCGCACGCACCCGTCATCGTTGCCCCGCCGAAGCCCCCTACCAGCACGCTCAGGATTGCCCAGCGGCGTCTCCTCGGTGCTTGCATGGCGGACCGGATCACACGTCGATCGGCTGGCAGCAAGGGTTTGCCCGTGCCTTGCAGTCGCTCCGCGCTGAAGCCGTCCGGCACCTGGGATCCCCGCGCGCCGCCCCGCCGAGCCGTGCTACCGTCGCGCGAGGGCCATGACCGAGCACTACCGCGCCGCAGCCCTCCCCTGCCCCCTCTGCGCCGGCATGCTCGAGGAGCGCGCCACGCAGGCCTCGGCCGTGGACGTCTGCACCGATTGCGCGGGCGTCTGGATCGACTGGTTCGACGGCGAGATCTCCGCCGTCGCCCGCAACGTCACCCCCGAGCGCACGCGCACGCCCCCCGCCCCCGCGCCCTCTGCCCGCGCCCGGAGCTGCCCGCGCTGCAATCGCGGCCTCGACGCCGAGCCCTTCCGCGATCAGGGCCCCCAGATCCTGCGCTGCCCCGACTGCGCCGGCGTCTTCATCCCCCCAGGCGCCCTCGCCGAGGTCGTCGCCATGGGCCCGCCCGAGGACCGGCCCTCGGCCGAGCCCTCGGTCCTGTCACGCCTCGTCGAAGCCCTGCGCCGGCTCCTGGCCGAGCGCAGGGCTTGACGCGGGATCACTTCGGCGGAGGAACCACCGGCGCCGAGGTCGTCGAGCCCGCGCCCCAGAACGACAGGCCCGACATGGTCGGGATCGGCGTGGTCGTGATCTTGTCCGCCGCGAAGGTGATCTCGAACAGGTCGCCGGAGTCGCTGAACCCGTAAACGCTGCCCGCCCAGAATGCGATCCCGAAGACCGAGCCGTAGCCGACCGAGCCCCAGTTCTTCACCATGGCGCCCGTCTTCGGGTCGACCTCGATCAGGCAGTCGTTGCAGTTCTGGCCCTTCACCGTGAGGTACGTCCCGCCGCCCTTCACCGACACGATGTCGCCGCTCGAGGAGTATCCGCCGCCGATCTGGCCGATGGTGGTCACCTGGCCGCTGACCGGGTCGATGCGCACGTACGTCGAGCCCTGGTAGCCGACGAGCGCC includes:
- a CDS encoding zf-TFIIB domain-containing protein; its protein translation is MTEHYRAAALPCPLCAGMLEERATQASAVDVCTDCAGVWIDWFDGEISAVARNVTPERTRTPPAPAPSARARSCPRCNRGLDAEPFRDQGPQILRCPDCAGVFIPPGALAEVVAMGPPEDRPSAEPSVLSRLVEALRRLLAERRA